In a genomic window of Micromonospora cremea:
- a CDS encoding M16 family metallopeptidase, with amino-acid sequence MSRAFSAPFPPDRRGVAASRDTGAGRSGGTARAVTRTLSDDPLGGTVRRTVLPSGLRVLTEAIPAMRSVSFGIWVAVGSRDETGPQAGAAHFLEHLLFKGTHKRNALEISSQIEAVGGETNAFTTKEYTCYYARVLDEDLPLAIDVMCDLVADSLLEPADVETERGVILEEIAMHDDEPGDEVHDLFARAVYGDHPLGRLISGTEETVTPMTRRQIQSFYRRRYTAPQIVIAAAGNLDHATVVKLVRQAVRGTPLDSDPATPAPHREATPAVRTRLATTVVEPKETEQAHVILGCPGIDRIDERRFALGVLNNVLGGGMSSRLFQEIREQRGLAYSVYSYASQYADSGLFAVYAGCAPGKVDEVLALTRAELARVAAEGLTEAEVARGKGMSKGSFVLGLEDTGSRMSRLAKGELLYGDLMPVDELLRRVDEVTVEDVNVLAAELLSRPMSLAVVGPFGAGDFAV; translated from the coding sequence GTGAGTCGGGCCTTCAGTGCGCCGTTTCCTCCGGATCGACGGGGGGTGGCCGCGTCCCGGGACACCGGGGCGGGCCGCTCCGGCGGCACCGCCCGGGCGGTGACCCGGACGCTCAGCGACGACCCGCTGGGCGGCACGGTACGTCGTACCGTGTTGCCCAGCGGCCTGCGCGTGCTCACCGAGGCGATCCCGGCGATGCGCAGTGTCTCCTTCGGCATCTGGGTGGCGGTGGGCTCGCGGGACGAGACCGGCCCACAGGCCGGTGCCGCGCACTTTTTGGAGCACCTGCTCTTCAAGGGCACCCACAAGCGCAACGCCCTGGAGATCTCCTCGCAGATCGAGGCGGTGGGTGGCGAGACCAACGCCTTCACCACGAAGGAATACACCTGCTACTACGCCCGCGTGCTGGACGAGGACCTGCCGCTGGCGATCGACGTGATGTGCGACCTGGTCGCCGACTCGCTGCTGGAACCGGCCGACGTGGAGACCGAGCGCGGCGTGATCCTCGAAGAGATCGCCATGCACGACGACGAGCCCGGCGACGAGGTGCACGACCTCTTCGCCCGCGCCGTCTACGGTGACCACCCGCTGGGCCGCCTGATCTCCGGCACCGAGGAGACCGTCACGCCGATGACCCGGCGGCAGATCCAGAGCTTCTACCGGCGCCGTTACACCGCGCCGCAGATCGTCATCGCCGCCGCCGGCAACCTCGACCACGCCACGGTGGTCAAGCTGGTCCGCCAGGCGGTGCGCGGCACCCCGCTGGACAGCGACCCGGCGACCCCGGCACCGCACCGCGAGGCCACCCCTGCGGTACGGACGCGGCTTGCCACCACCGTGGTGGAGCCGAAGGAGACCGAGCAGGCGCACGTCATCCTCGGCTGCCCCGGCATCGACCGCATCGACGAGCGGCGCTTCGCCCTCGGGGTGCTCAACAACGTGCTCGGCGGCGGCATGTCCAGCCGGTTGTTCCAGGAGATCCGCGAGCAGCGCGGTCTGGCGTACTCGGTGTACTCCTACGCCAGCCAGTACGCCGACAGCGGCCTGTTTGCCGTCTACGCCGGCTGTGCTCCGGGCAAGGTGGACGAGGTGCTGGCCCTGACCCGTGCCGAGCTGGCCCGGGTGGCCGCCGAGGGGCTGACCGAGGCCGAGGTGGCCCGGGGCAAGGGGATGAGCAAGGGCTCGTTCGTGCTCGGCCTGGAGGACACCGGCTCGCGGATGAGCCGGCTGGCCAAGGGTGAGCTGCTCTACGGCGACCTGATGCCGGTCGACGAGCTGCTCCGCCGGGTCGACGAGGTCACCGTGGAGGATGTGAACGTCCTCGCCGCCGAGCTGCTCAGCCGACCGATGTCGCTGGCCGTGGTGGGCCCGTTCGGCGCCGGCGACTTCGCGGTCTGA
- the dapB gene encoding 4-hydroxy-tetrahydrodipicolinate reductase, with protein sequence MTDEQGKAPAQQLRVGVFGARGRMGIEVCKAVDAADDLALSAAIDQGDSRSAVSTAEVVVDFTTPDVVMDNLQWCIEQGISAVVGTTGFTEQRLEQVRGWLADKPEVGVVIAPNFGIGAVLMMQFAARAARHFESVEIIEQHHPRKLDAPSGTATHTARQIAQARAEAGLGPVPDATKDEVLGARGAEIDGVRVHAVRATGLVAHQEVLFGGTGETLTIRHDSYDRVSFMPGVLLAVRAVRNRPGLTVGLDALLD encoded by the coding sequence GTGACTGATGAGCAGGGAAAGGCCCCGGCCCAGCAGCTGCGGGTCGGCGTGTTTGGTGCGCGCGGCCGAATGGGCATCGAGGTCTGCAAGGCGGTCGACGCCGCCGACGATCTCGCCCTGAGCGCGGCGATCGACCAGGGTGACAGCCGCTCCGCCGTCTCCACCGCTGAGGTGGTCGTCGACTTCACCACGCCTGACGTCGTCATGGACAACCTTCAGTGGTGCATCGAGCAGGGCATCAGTGCGGTGGTCGGCACGACCGGCTTCACTGAGCAGCGGCTGGAGCAGGTGCGCGGGTGGCTGGCCGACAAGCCCGAGGTGGGCGTGGTCATCGCCCCGAACTTCGGCATCGGCGCGGTGCTGATGATGCAGTTCGCCGCGCGCGCCGCCCGACACTTCGAGTCGGTCGAGATCATCGAGCAGCACCACCCGCGCAAGCTGGACGCCCCTAGCGGCACCGCCACCCACACCGCCCGGCAGATCGCCCAGGCCCGGGCCGAGGCCGGCCTCGGCCCGGTGCCGGACGCCACCAAGGACGAGGTGCTGGGTGCGCGCGGCGCCGAGATCGACGGGGTACGCGTCCACGCGGTGCGCGCCACCGGCCTGGTCGCCCACCAGGAGGTGCTGTTCGGCGGCACCGGCGAGACGCTGACCATCCGGCACGACTCGTACGACCGGGTGTCGTTCATGCCGGGTGTGCTGTTGGCCGTCCGCGCGGTGCGCAACCGCCCCGGCCTCACCGTCGGCTTGGACGCCCTGCTCGACTGA
- a CDS encoding GNAT family N-acetyltransferase, with amino-acid sequence MIDGGHGDRAGRRVTLRPVDDDNWRAVADVAPRDDQRRFVAALGARYLLVSMRSEVWNSLAVYADETVVGHVMWGVDDDGSHWIGGMLIDAAEQGQGVGRATVQTLAPWLAAQDGNPPVRPSYHPDNTPAAALYTSLGFHPTGAVDDGELIAERIP; translated from the coding sequence ATGATCGATGGCGGACATGGTGACCGGGCCGGGCGGCGAGTGACGCTGCGGCCGGTCGACGACGACAACTGGCGGGCGGTCGCCGACGTCGCCCCGCGCGACGACCAACGCCGGTTCGTGGCCGCGCTGGGCGCGCGTTACCTGCTGGTCAGCATGCGCTCGGAGGTGTGGAACTCGCTCGCGGTGTACGCCGACGAGACCGTCGTCGGCCACGTCATGTGGGGCGTGGACGACGACGGCTCGCACTGGATCGGCGGGATGCTGATCGACGCCGCCGAACAGGGCCAGGGCGTCGGCCGGGCCACCGTGCAGACGCTGGCCCCCTGGCTGGCGGCTCAAGACGGTAACCCCCCGGTCCGCCCGTCGTACCACCCCGACAACACCCCAGCCGCAGCCCTCTACACCTCCCTGGGCTTCCACCCCACCGGTGCGGTGGACGACGGCGAACTGATCGCCGAACGAATCCCCTGA
- a CDS encoding glycogen debranching N-terminal domain-containing protein, with amino-acid sequence MIERQLQPLLHELVGVVLAPTSALGDATGQIRPTGVQGVFHADARVLSRAELRVDDRELEGLTRGDDGPHGARFVSLARWLGDPVPDPTVRVDRLRRATRDGLTEELRVVSTATVPVRATVSIDLGCDLAPIEVVKSGGAVTPLEAKTGQPGVLTWSAEGITVTVTGAGADVLATGERIIAPRLAWPVELPPGGETVLRWRLTVEDPRAVVIGPAGEPEWSRPDVTADDRRLVRLLDRSLDDLRGLRLAETGAPRDVFLGAGVPWFLTLFGRDSLWAARMMLPLGTDLAAGTLRVLARRQGTRVDPATGEAPGKILHELRRHEFALPDDGLRLPPVYYGTVDATMLWVNLLHDAWRWGLPAEQIEPLLPYLEAALRWLGEHADPDGDGLVEYVDTTGHGLSNQGWKDSGDAVRFHDGSLATAPIVLAEVQGYAHEAAVNGAALLDAFGRPGGDRWREHAAALARRFRDSFWVDGRYGPQPALALDRDKRPVDSLTSNIGHLLGTGLLTGDEEDQVARLLTTDTLAGGFGLRTMSTEDAGFSPLSYHCGSIWTHDTAIVLAGLARAGHRDAALGLAEGLLAAAEAFDYRLPELYGGDDRSLVNRPVPYPAACRPQAWAAAGAVLLLQAATGLYPDVPGGTVRLAPLAGAELGAVAVDGFRVANTPVHVTVDRTGEATVTGLPTPLTPALPTQRRPTTPTLLR; translated from the coding sequence GTGATCGAACGCCAGCTGCAACCCCTCCTGCACGAGTTGGTGGGGGTGGTCCTCGCCCCCACCAGCGCGCTGGGGGACGCGACCGGGCAGATCCGCCCGACCGGCGTCCAGGGCGTCTTCCACGCCGACGCCAGGGTGCTCTCCCGGGCCGAGCTGCGGGTCGACGACCGGGAGCTGGAAGGACTGACCCGCGGCGACGACGGCCCGCACGGCGCCCGATTCGTGAGCCTGGCGCGCTGGCTCGGCGACCCCGTGCCCGACCCCACCGTCCGGGTCGACCGGCTCCGCCGGGCCACCCGCGACGGCCTCACCGAGGAGTTGCGGGTCGTCTCCACCGCTACCGTGCCGGTACGCGCCACCGTCAGCATCGACCTCGGCTGCGACCTGGCGCCCATCGAGGTGGTCAAGTCCGGTGGCGCCGTAACCCCACTGGAGGCCAAGACCGGTCAGCCCGGCGTGCTCACCTGGTCGGCGGAGGGGATCACGGTCACCGTCACCGGCGCGGGTGCCGACGTGCTCGCCACCGGGGAACGGATCATCGCCCCCCGACTGGCCTGGCCGGTCGAGCTACCTCCCGGCGGCGAGACGGTGCTGCGTTGGCGTCTGACCGTCGAGGATCCGCGCGCCGTGGTCATCGGCCCGGCCGGCGAGCCGGAGTGGTCCCGGCCCGACGTGACCGCGGACGACCGGCGGCTGGTCCGGCTGCTCGACCGCAGCCTCGACGACCTGCGCGGGCTGCGACTGGCCGAGACCGGCGCACCCCGCGACGTCTTCCTCGGCGCCGGGGTGCCCTGGTTCCTCACCCTGTTCGGCCGGGACAGCCTCTGGGCCGCCCGGATGATGCTGCCGCTCGGCACCGACCTGGCCGCCGGCACCCTGCGCGTGCTGGCCCGGCGACAGGGCACCCGGGTCGATCCGGCCACCGGCGAGGCCCCCGGCAAGATCCTGCACGAGCTGCGCCGGCACGAGTTCGCGCTGCCCGACGACGGGCTGCGCCTGCCACCGGTCTACTACGGCACCGTCGACGCCACCATGCTCTGGGTCAACCTGCTGCACGACGCCTGGCGCTGGGGTCTGCCGGCCGAGCAGATCGAGCCGCTGCTGCCGTACCTGGAGGCGGCGCTGCGCTGGCTCGGCGAGCACGCCGACCCGGACGGCGACGGGCTGGTCGAGTACGTCGACACCACCGGGCACGGGCTGTCCAACCAGGGCTGGAAGGACTCCGGCGACGCCGTCCGGTTCCACGACGGCTCGCTGGCCACCGCGCCGATCGTGCTGGCCGAGGTGCAGGGGTACGCGCACGAGGCGGCGGTGAACGGCGCCGCGCTGCTGGACGCCTTCGGCCGCCCCGGCGGGGACCGCTGGCGTGAGCACGCGGCCGCGCTGGCCCGCCGGTTCCGGGACAGCTTCTGGGTGGACGGCCGGTACGGCCCGCAGCCCGCGCTGGCCCTGGACCGGGACAAGCGGCCGGTCGACTCGTTGACCAGCAACATCGGTCACCTGCTCGGCACCGGCCTGCTCACGGGCGACGAGGAGGACCAGGTCGCCCGCCTGCTCACCACGGACACGCTGGCCGGTGGCTTCGGGCTGCGGACCATGTCCACCGAGGACGCCGGCTTCAGCCCGCTGTCGTACCACTGCGGTTCGATCTGGACGCACGACACCGCGATCGTGCTGGCCGGGCTGGCCCGGGCCGGGCATCGGGACGCCGCGCTCGGCCTGGCCGAAGGGTTGCTCGCCGCCGCCGAGGCGTTCGACTACCGGCTGCCCGAGCTGTACGGCGGCGACGACCGATCACTGGTGAACCGCCCGGTGCCGTACCCGGCCGCGTGCCGACCGCAGGCGTGGGCCGCGGCCGGCGCGGTGCTGCTGCTCCAGGCCGCCACGGGGCTCTACCCGGACGTACCGGGCGGCACGGTTCGTCTGGCACCCCTGGCGGGAGCAGAGCTCGGTGCCGTCGCGGTCGACGGCTTCCGCGTGGCCAACACCCCCGTGCACGTCACGGTCGACCGCACCGGCGAAGCCACCGTCACCGGTCTCCCCACCCCGCTGACCCCGGCCCTCCCCACCCAACGCCGCCCAACAACCCCGACCCTCCTCCGCTAG
- a CDS encoding LacI family DNA-binding transcriptional regulator: MAEKVTIATVARHARVSRQTVSNVLNAPHIVREETRLRVQDAINALGYRANQAARQMRTGRSRLIAARIEPTRDGINGSVLDRFLHGLTETADAAGYRVLLYTATDDQREIATYDDLLGTYELDAFVLVGTKYGDPRTAWLAGRDVPFVTFGRPWDALDAHPWVDVDGAAGTAQATRHLLSSGHRRIAFIGWPLGSGVGDDRRAGWRDALRAAGVDPTGLHRETEDGIAEGERLMRDLLVTVAPTAVVCASDSLALGALQAIRGTDPPVSVIGFDDTPVAAAVGLDSVSQPLGEAAARCVDLLTGVLDGNHQTSTHVLLQPALALRHTA, from the coding sequence GTGGCCGAAAAGGTGACCATCGCGACGGTGGCCCGGCACGCCCGAGTGAGCCGCCAGACAGTGTCCAACGTGCTCAACGCCCCGCACATCGTGCGGGAGGAGACCCGGCTACGGGTCCAGGACGCGATCAACGCGCTCGGCTACCGGGCCAACCAGGCCGCCCGGCAGATGCGCACCGGTCGGTCCCGGCTGATCGCCGCACGGATCGAGCCGACCCGCGACGGCATCAACGGTTCGGTGCTCGACCGCTTCCTGCACGGCCTCACCGAGACCGCCGACGCCGCCGGCTACCGGGTGCTGCTCTACACCGCCACCGACGACCAGCGGGAGATCGCCACCTACGACGACCTGCTGGGCACGTACGAGCTGGACGCGTTTGTGCTCGTCGGCACGAAGTACGGCGACCCGCGTACCGCCTGGCTCGCCGGCCGGGACGTGCCGTTCGTGACCTTCGGCCGGCCGTGGGACGCGCTCGACGCCCACCCGTGGGTGGACGTCGACGGCGCAGCCGGCACGGCCCAGGCCACCCGGCACCTGCTGTCCTCCGGGCACCGGCGGATCGCGTTCATCGGTTGGCCGCTCGGCTCCGGCGTCGGCGACGACCGCCGGGCCGGCTGGCGCGACGCGCTGCGCGCCGCCGGCGTCGACCCGACCGGGCTGCACCGGGAGACCGAGGACGGCATCGCCGAGGGCGAGCGGCTGATGCGCGACCTGCTCGTCACCGTGGCACCGACCGCTGTGGTCTGCGCCAGCGACTCGCTCGCCCTCGGCGCCCTCCAGGCGATCCGCGGCACCGACCCGCCCGTGTCGGTGATCGGCTTCGACGACACGCCGGTGGCCGCCGCGGTCGGGCTGGACAGCGTCAGCCAACCGCTCGGCGAGGCCGCCGCCCGGTGCGTGGACCTGCTCACCGGTGTCCTCGACGGCAACCACCAGACCTCCACCCACGTGCTGCTCCAGCCCGCGCTGGCGCTCCGGCACACCGCGTAG
- a CDS encoding sugar ABC transporter substrate-binding protein, which produces MAPRTLTRAAVAGLAAVALLGSAACGSGFDDSSGDATQSSGPASLQILIGSSGEAETKAVQDAAAKWAGSSGNTATVTPAQDLTQQLGQALAGGTPPDVFYVDAARFADYASVGALEPYGDKVSNPSDFYESLRTAFTYDGKLYCAPKDFSTLALQINTDLWAKAGLTDADVPTNWDQLTATAQKIKAKGQVPLALGDTRDRIGAFMVQNGGWLMSKDGKQATADTPENLAALQYVKTMLTTGLAKYPKQLDAGWSGEAFGKGKAVMTIEGNWIKGALQNDFPNIKYKVVPLPAGAKGQGTLSFTQCWGIAAKSKYKDQAIKFVEAMTSGEQQMSFAKAFGVMPSRQSVRDQYTSAFPADKPFIDGAAYAQGPVNAPKMDSVLVDLDTSLQGLTNGDPKTVLQNFDKNAKAALGAS; this is translated from the coding sequence ATGGCACCTCGAACCCTCACCCGGGCGGCGGTGGCCGGCCTCGCCGCCGTCGCCCTCCTCGGCTCCGCGGCCTGCGGCAGTGGCTTCGACGACTCCTCCGGCGACGCCACCCAGTCCAGCGGCCCGGCCAGCCTGCAGATCCTGATCGGCTCCTCGGGCGAGGCCGAGACCAAGGCCGTCCAGGACGCCGCGGCGAAGTGGGCCGGCAGCTCCGGCAACACCGCCACGGTCACCCCGGCGCAGGACCTCACCCAGCAGCTCGGCCAGGCCCTCGCCGGCGGCACCCCGCCGGACGTCTTCTACGTCGACGCGGCCCGGTTCGCCGACTACGCCAGCGTCGGCGCCCTGGAGCCGTACGGCGACAAGGTCAGCAACCCCAGCGACTTCTACGAGAGCCTGCGCACCGCCTTCACCTACGACGGCAAGCTCTACTGCGCGCCCAAGGACTTCTCCACCCTGGCCCTGCAGATCAACACCGACCTGTGGGCCAAGGCCGGGCTGACCGACGCCGACGTGCCGACCAACTGGGACCAGCTCACCGCGACCGCCCAGAAGATCAAGGCCAAGGGACAGGTCCCGCTGGCCCTCGGTGACACCCGCGACCGGATCGGCGCCTTCATGGTGCAGAACGGCGGCTGGCTGATGAGCAAGGACGGCAAGCAGGCCACCGCCGACACCCCGGAGAACCTGGCCGCCCTCCAGTACGTCAAGACCATGCTGACCACGGGCCTCGCCAAGTACCCGAAGCAGCTCGACGCCGGCTGGTCCGGTGAGGCGTTCGGCAAGGGCAAGGCCGTGATGACCATTGAGGGCAACTGGATCAAGGGCGCCCTCCAGAACGACTTCCCGAACATCAAGTACAAGGTCGTCCCGCTGCCGGCCGGCGCGAAGGGCCAGGGCACGCTCTCCTTCACCCAGTGCTGGGGCATCGCGGCCAAGAGCAAGTACAAGGACCAGGCGATCAAGTTCGTCGAGGCGATGACCAGCGGTGAGCAGCAGATGAGCTTCGCCAAGGCGTTCGGCGTGATGCCGTCCCGGCAGTCGGTGCGCGACCAGTACACCAGCGCCTTCCCGGCGGACAAGCCGTTCATCGACGGCGCCGCGTACGCCCAGGGCCCGGTGAACGCCCCGAAGATGGACAGCGTCCTGGTCGACCTGGACACCAGCCTGCAGGGCCTGACCAATGGTGACCCGAAGACGGTGCTGCAGAACTTCGACAAGAACGCGAAGGCGGCGCTCGGCGCCAGCTGA
- a CDS encoding carbohydrate ABC transporter permease, whose amino-acid sequence MATETLSAVATASGGSPRRRRGGIRSNENVAGWLFVAPVIVILGLFLLLPILMALWVSLTDWNGQGSPFTGDVPFVGAHNYTQLFTEDGLARRDFMTSIRNNIYYVAIVVPAQTVLALGLALVVNNRMLKGKSFFRSAFYFPSVTSSVAISVVFLFLFANSGAVNALLSVLGIDGPEWFADSRGVLHLLFGAVGVDSPPAALADGGPFGLSWWDWLAGPSVAMMSIITLVVWTTSGTFMLMFLAGLQNVPVALDEASTLDGASRWQRFRHVTLPLIRPTTFLVLTLGLIGSWQVFDQVYVMSQGDPAKTTLTPAYLSYRTAFRDFDYGSGAAISFVLFLIIIVLTLIQRRALAERDTDRPRRGWRRRRVPERS is encoded by the coding sequence ATGGCAACCGAAACACTGAGCGCCGTGGCCACCGCGTCCGGGGGGAGCCCCCGCCGGCGTCGGGGCGGCATCCGCAGCAACGAGAACGTCGCCGGCTGGCTCTTCGTCGCGCCGGTGATCGTCATTCTGGGGCTGTTCCTGCTGCTGCCGATCCTGATGGCGCTCTGGGTCAGCCTGACCGACTGGAACGGCCAGGGCAGCCCGTTCACCGGGGACGTTCCGTTCGTCGGCGCGCACAACTACACCCAGTTGTTCACCGAGGACGGGCTGGCCCGCCGCGACTTCATGACCAGCATCCGCAACAACATCTACTACGTGGCGATCGTGGTGCCGGCGCAGACCGTGCTCGCGCTCGGGCTGGCGCTGGTCGTCAACAACCGGATGCTGAAGGGCAAGAGCTTCTTCCGCAGCGCCTTCTACTTCCCCTCGGTCACCAGTTCGGTCGCGATCAGCGTGGTGTTCCTGTTCCTGTTCGCCAACTCCGGCGCGGTCAACGCGTTGCTCAGCGTCCTCGGCATCGACGGCCCGGAGTGGTTCGCCGACTCGCGGGGCGTGCTGCACCTGCTGTTCGGCGCGGTCGGCGTCGACTCGCCCCCGGCGGCGCTGGCCGACGGCGGGCCGTTCGGGCTGAGCTGGTGGGACTGGCTGGCCGGACCCAGCGTGGCGATGATGTCGATCATCACGCTGGTGGTCTGGACCACCTCCGGCACCTTCATGCTGATGTTCCTGGCCGGCCTGCAGAACGTGCCGGTGGCGCTGGACGAGGCGAGCACCCTCGACGGCGCGTCCCGGTGGCAGCGGTTCCGTCACGTCACCCTGCCGCTGATCCGGCCCACCACCTTCCTGGTGCTCACCCTCGGCCTGATCGGCTCCTGGCAGGTCTTCGACCAGGTGTACGTGATGAGCCAGGGCGACCCGGCCAAGACCACACTCACCCCGGCCTACCTGTCGTACCGGACCGCCTTCCGGGACTTCGACTACGGCTCGGGCGCGGCGATCTCGTTCGTGCTGTTCCTGATCATCATCGTGCTCACGCTGATCCAGCGCCGGGCGCTGGCCGAGCGGGACACCGACCGGCCGCGACGCGGCTGGCGGCGCCGACGCGTACCGGAGAGGTCCTGA
- a CDS encoding carbohydrate ABC transporter permease, translating to MAVLTDRPAAAPARRDQRAARTLATRFLGYATLIFFGLVFLYPFVIQIGNSLKTEPDAAANPLSPFPDPLTLAGFERIFSGTNFPLWLGNSLLVTVLVTLGRVFFDSLAGYALARLRFRGRGGLFAAVIAVMAVPGVVLLIPKFLVLNQLGIYNSYAGLVVPLLADAAGVFIMKQFFESIPLSVEEAARIDGASIFRTFWSVVLPMAKPALITLTILSFQGSWNEFPHSLVSVQDPDLFTLPRGLADLVSGSLGKGTQYPLKLGAALLATIPVAIIFVLFQRYFVRDANDGSDKG from the coding sequence ATGGCCGTGCTGACCGACCGCCCGGCGGCGGCGCCCGCGCGGCGCGACCAGCGCGCGGCCCGCACCCTGGCCACCCGCTTCCTGGGGTACGCGACGCTGATCTTCTTCGGGCTGGTGTTCCTCTACCCGTTCGTCATCCAGATCGGCAATTCACTCAAGACCGAGCCCGACGCGGCGGCCAACCCGCTCTCGCCGTTCCCGGACCCGCTCACGCTGGCCGGCTTCGAGCGGATCTTCTCCGGTACCAACTTCCCGCTCTGGCTGGGCAACTCCCTGCTGGTGACGGTGCTCGTCACGCTCGGCCGGGTGTTCTTCGACTCGCTCGCCGGATACGCGCTGGCCCGGCTGCGGTTCCGGGGACGCGGCGGGCTGTTCGCGGCGGTCATCGCGGTGATGGCGGTGCCCGGAGTGGTGCTGCTGATCCCGAAGTTCCTGGTGCTCAACCAGCTCGGCATCTACAACAGCTACGCGGGTCTGGTGGTGCCGCTGCTGGCCGACGCGGCAGGCGTGTTCATCATGAAGCAGTTCTTCGAGTCGATCCCGTTGAGCGTGGAGGAGGCCGCCCGGATCGACGGGGCGAGCATCTTCCGGACCTTCTGGTCGGTGGTGCTGCCGATGGCGAAACCGGCGCTGATCACCCTGACCATCCTGTCGTTCCAGGGCTCCTGGAACGAGTTTCCGCACAGCCTCGTGTCGGTGCAGGACCCGGACCTGTTCACCCTGCCGCGTGGGTTGGCCGACCTGGTCAGCGGCTCGCTCGGCAAGGGCACCCAGTATCCGCTCAAGCTGGGTGCGGCGCTGCTGGCCACCATCCCCGTCGCGATCATCTTCGTGCTGTTCCAGCGGTACTTCGTCCGGGATGCCAACGACGGCTCGGACAAAGGCTGA
- a CDS encoding VOC family protein gives MFTDTKAFSGFSVDDTGRAERFYGETLGLRVTRDAAMGGLLTLHIAGDRPVLVYPKDDHVPATYTVLNFPVDDIDRAVDELIARGVDFARYDGMPQDEKGVMRGQGPAIAWFTDPAGNILSVLQQS, from the coding sequence GTGTTCACAGACACCAAGGCGTTCAGCGGGTTCTCGGTGGACGACACCGGGCGCGCCGAGCGGTTCTACGGCGAGACGCTCGGCCTGCGGGTCACCCGGGACGCCGCGATGGGCGGGTTGCTGACCCTGCACATCGCCGGGGATCGGCCCGTCCTGGTCTATCCGAAGGATGACCACGTCCCCGCGACCTACACGGTGCTCAACTTCCCGGTCGACGACATCGACCGGGCGGTCGACGAGCTGATCGCGCGGGGGGTCGACTTCGCCCGCTACGACGGGATGCCGCAGGACGAGAAGGGGGTCATGCGCGGGCAGGGGCCGGCGATCGCGTGGTTCACCGATCCGGCCGGCAACATCCTGTCCGTCCTCCAGCAGAGCTGA
- a CDS encoding sigma-70 family RNA polymerase sigma factor, with the protein MSAATAPVTAPTGDGRLEEFRVELTGYCYRMLGSLYDAEDAVQETLLRAWRGWDGFDGRSSPRTWLYRIATNVCLDLLRGRRRRALPMDFGDPSSPVATAVGDPETGWVGPAPDAAVLPTAADPAELTVVRESVRLAFVAALQHLPARQRAVLILRDVLRWRAEEVAGLLDTTVPAVNSALQRARATLADRVGDAPGRPLDREHRDLLDRYVQVFERYDIDALVGLLRADAVQSMPPYRMWLRGADDIGRWLAGPGAGCRGSRLIQVAANGGPALAQYRSDPAGGHRPFSIQLPEVVDGRIARLTHYLDLGLFARFGLPARLDP; encoded by the coding sequence ATGAGCGCAGCGACCGCGCCGGTGACGGCGCCGACCGGGGATGGCCGGCTGGAGGAGTTTCGGGTCGAGCTGACCGGCTACTGCTACCGGATGCTCGGCTCGCTGTACGACGCCGAGGACGCGGTGCAGGAGACGCTGCTGCGGGCCTGGCGTGGCTGGGACGGCTTCGACGGCCGGTCCAGCCCGCGCACCTGGCTCTACCGGATCGCCACCAACGTCTGCCTGGACCTGCTGCGGGGTCGCCGACGGCGGGCCCTGCCGATGGACTTCGGCGATCCCTCGTCGCCGGTGGCCACGGCGGTGGGCGATCCCGAGACCGGCTGGGTGGGGCCCGCGCCGGACGCGGCGGTGCTGCCGACGGCGGCCGATCCGGCCGAGCTGACGGTGGTTCGGGAGTCGGTCCGGTTGGCGTTCGTCGCCGCGCTCCAGCATCTGCCGGCCCGGCAGCGTGCGGTGCTGATCCTGCGGGACGTGCTGCGGTGGCGGGCCGAGGAGGTCGCCGGCCTGCTCGACACCACCGTGCCCGCGGTCAACAGCGCGCTGCAACGGGCCCGGGCCACGCTGGCCGACCGGGTCGGCGACGCTCCGGGCCGGCCGCTGGATCGGGAGCACCGCGACCTGCTCGACCGCTACGTGCAGGTCTTCGAGCGCTACGACATCGACGCCCTGGTCGGCCTGCTGCGCGCCGACGCCGTCCAGAGCATGCCGCCGTACCGGATGTGGCTGCGCGGCGCGGACGACATCGGCCGCTGGCTGGCCGGGCCGGGGGCCGGCTGCCGTGGTTCCCGGCTCATCCAGGTGGCGGCCAACGGCGGCCCGGCCCTGGCCCAGTACCGGTCCGACCCGGCGGGCGGGCACCGGCCGTTCTCGATCCAGCTGCCGGAGGTCGTCGACGGCCGGATCGCTCGCCTCACCCACTACCTCGACCTGGGGCTCTTCGCGCGCTTCGGCCTGCCCGCCCGTCTCGATCCCTGA